TTTACGGCGGTACAATAGGGTATATTGATTTTACGGGAAATATGGACACCTGTATTGCAATAAGGACAGCCATTCTAAAAGATAAAAAAGTATATGTCCAATCCGGCGGAGGTATCGTTGCAGACAGTGTTCCCGAAACAGAATATATGGAGACGGTAAACAAGGCAAGAGCTGTAATAAGTGCTTTGGAGATGTCTGAAAGGGGGATTGACTAATGATTTTATTAATTGATAATTATGACAGCTTTTCCTATAACCTTTATCAGCTTATAGGCACTATAAACAGGGATATAAGGGTTATTAGAAATGATGAAATTACTATTGAGGAAATAGAAACTTTAAATCCTTCCCATATTATCCTTTCACCCGGACCCGGACGCCCCTCAGATGCAGGTATATGTGAAGCAGTAATAAAGCACTTCCATAAAGCAAAGCCCATTTTAGGAGTATGCCTTGGGCATCAGGCAATATGTGAGGCTTTCGGAGCCACTGTTACGTATGCAAAAGTACTGATGCACGGCAAAAAAAGCCTAATACACATTGCAAACGGCAGTGCTGTTTTCAGAGGTCTGCCGCCCATTATTGAAGGTGCAAGATACCATTCTCTATCAGCAGTACGCAGTACTCTTCCCGATGAACTATTGGTTATAGGGGAGGATGACAGCGGTGAGGTTATGGGCATCAAGCACAGAGATTATGACGTTTATGGACTTCAATTTCATCCGGAGTCGGTTTTAACGCCCAATGGTATAAAGATATTGGATAATTTCCTAAGAATAGGTGGTGAAGCAAATTGATTCAGGAAGCTATTTATCAGGTAATCAACAAGCAGGATTTAGATCTTGATAAAACAATACAGGTTATGGAGGAAATCATGGAGGGCCGTGCTACAAATGCACAAATAGGCTCATTTCTCACAGCAATGAGAATGAAGGGCGAGACTATAGACGAAATAACAGCATGTGCAACTGTTATGAGGCAAAAGTGCAAACGAATCCACCCTGAAAAGGATGTTCTGGACATCGTTGGTACGGGCGGCGATGAGGCCAATACCTTCAATATCTCAACAGTGTCCTCTTTTGTAGTCTCCGCAGGCGGTGTTCCCGTTGCAAAGCACGGAGGACGTTCTGTTTCCAGCAAGTGCGGCAGTGCCGACCTTCTGGAAGCACTGGGTATTAATATTGCACTGTCCGCAGAGCAAAGTGCAGAGATACTGCAAAAAATAGGAATGTGTTTTATGTTCGCTCCAACCTATCATGCTTCAATGAAGTACGCCGCTCCCGTCCGTAAGGAACTTTCAGTGAGGACTATTTTTAATATACTGGGGCCTCTGGCAAACCCGGCAGGAGCAAATATGCAGCTTTTGGGAGTGTATGATGAAAATCTTGTAGAGCCTCTTGCAAGAGTTCTGCTAAATCTGGGAGTTAAGCGTGCGATGGTTGTTCACGGACATGACGGTCTGGATGAAGTAACACTTTGCAACACCACTACAATCTGTGAGGTCAGTAATGGAAATATCAACAGCTTTTTCCTATCCCCTGAACAATTAGGCTTTTCAAGGTGTCTGTTAAAGGAATTGGTTGGTGGTGACCCAAAGAAAAATGCCTCGATAGCTCTGGATATTCTTAATGGCAGTAAGGGGCCCAAAAGGGATATTGTGGTACTCAATTCCGCACTATGCCTCTATATGTCTTACAACCAGATTACATTAAGGGATTGCGTAAAAATGGCTGAACAGCTTATTGACAGCGGTGCTGCAAAGGCCCAGCTGAACAAATTTATAGAGCTGTCAAACAGCTTTAATCAAGAGGTGAAATGATGATTCTGGATAAAATAGCCGCTAGTACAAAAATACGTGTTGAGAATCTAAAAAAGGAAGTGTCTTTTAGTTTTGTAAAATCTGAGGCATCAAAATTGGTAAACAAGAGTCCTTTTGCTTTTGAAAAAGCAGTAAAGGATGGTGAGCTTACTTTTATATGCGAGATAAAAAAAGCATCCCCTTCAAAAGGGCTTATTTCTGAAAATTTTCCTTATATTGATATAGCCAAAGATTATGAAGCTGCCGGAGCCGGAGCAATCTCTGTTTTGACAGAACCTGAATTTTTTCTTGGCAGTGACCAATATTTGAAAGACGTTAAAAAAACAGTTAGTATTCCTGTTCTTAGAAAAGATTTTACTATTGACCCGTATCAGATTTATGAAGCCGCCTTAATAGGTGCGGACTGTGTACTGCTTATATGTGCCTTGCTGGACACTGATACCTTGAAAGAGTATATAAAGATTGCAGATGGCCTTGGACTGTCCTGTCTTGTAGAGGCCCATGATGAAAATGAAGTAAAAAGTGCAATTGAAGCGGGCAGCAGGATTGTTGGCGTTAACAACAGGAATCTGAAAACCTTTGAGGTTGATATAACCAACAGTATTCGACTTAGAGAACTTGTACCCTCTGATATAAGCTTTGTATCGGAAAGCGGTATTCGTACTGCCCAAGATATTTCAGCACTTCGCAGAATTGGTGCAAGTGCCGTTCTCATTGGAGAAACCCTTATGAGAAGTGGTGATACGGGTGCAGAACTGGCAAAGCTCCGGGGGTCTGCATAAAATTTAGGTTATTTCTTTAGGAGGTTATTATGTCTGTAAAAATAAAAATCTGCGGTTTAACAAGGACCCAGGATATTGAATATGTAAACGAAGCATTGCCCGACTATGTAGGTTTTGTTTTTGCAAAAAGCAAAAGACAGGTAACTCCTGAAACTGCCGAACAACTTAGAAAGCTTCTGGATTCAAGGATTGCTGTTGTAGGCGTTTTCGTAAATGAGGATATAGATAGAATAACCTCACTATGCAAAAACGGAATCATTGATATTATTCAGCTCCACGGAGATGAAAGCGATGAGTATATTGAGTCACTGCGTCAGAATATTGATAACCTCATTATAAAGGCTATCAGAGTCAAAGACAGTGAATCGGTAAAGGCTTCCTGTTCCCTACCCTGTGACTATTTGCTTTTTGATACCTTCTCAGGCAATGATTACGGAGGAACAGGCAAAGCATTTGACTGGAAGCTGATTTCTGATATAGATAAACCCTTCTTTCTGGCTGGGGGAATATCTATTGACAATGCAGTGACTGCAATTAAAAACATGAGCCCCTACTGTCTCGATATCAGCAGTGGCGTGGAAACAGATTCTGTAAAGGATAGAAATAAAATTTTAAATATTGTAAATTTGGCAAGGAGTGTGAAGTAAATGATAAAAGGCAGATATGGAAAGCATGGGGGGCAATATATCCCTGAAATATTAATGAACACCATAAATGAACTTGAAGAGAGTTATAACTATTATAGAAATGATTTTGACTTCAACAGGGAGCTTAATACCTTATTGAAGGAATACGCAGGAAGGCCCTCCCTGTTATATTTCGCAAAAAAAATGACAGAGGATTTGGGTGGTGCAAAAATATATCTAAAGCGTGAAGACCTGAATCACACAGGTTCCCACAAGATAAACAATGTTCTGGGACAGGTGCTTCTGGCAAAGAAAATGGGCAAAAAGCGTGTCATAGCCGAGACAGGTGCTGGACAGCACGGTGTGGCTACTGCAACCGCTGCGGCACTTATGGGTCTTGATTGCGAAATTTTTATGGGTCTGGAGGATACTAAGCGTCAGGCGTTAAATGTTTTCAG
This genomic stretch from Ruminiclostridium cellulolyticum H10 harbors:
- a CDS encoding phosphoribosylanthranilate isomerase → MSVKIKICGLTRTQDIEYVNEALPDYVGFVFAKSKRQVTPETAEQLRKLLDSRIAVVGVFVNEDIDRITSLCKNGIIDIIQLHGDESDEYIESLRQNIDNLIIKAIRVKDSESVKASCSLPCDYLLFDTFSGNDYGGTGKAFDWKLISDIDKPFFLAGGISIDNAVTAIKNMSPYCLDISSGVETDSVKDRNKILNIVNLARSVK
- a CDS encoding anthranilate synthase component II; its protein translation is MILLIDNYDSFSYNLYQLIGTINRDIRVIRNDEITIEEIETLNPSHIILSPGPGRPSDAGICEAVIKHFHKAKPILGVCLGHQAICEAFGATVTYAKVLMHGKKSLIHIANGSAVFRGLPPIIEGARYHSLSAVRSTLPDELLVIGEDDSGEVMGIKHRDYDVYGLQFHPESVLTPNGIKILDNFLRIGGEAN
- the trpD gene encoding anthranilate phosphoribosyltransferase produces the protein MIQEAIYQVINKQDLDLDKTIQVMEEIMEGRATNAQIGSFLTAMRMKGETIDEITACATVMRQKCKRIHPEKDVLDIVGTGGDEANTFNISTVSSFVVSAGGVPVAKHGGRSVSSKCGSADLLEALGINIALSAEQSAEILQKIGMCFMFAPTYHASMKYAAPVRKELSVRTIFNILGPLANPAGANMQLLGVYDENLVEPLARVLLNLGVKRAMVVHGHDGLDEVTLCNTTTICEVSNGNINSFFLSPEQLGFSRCLLKELVGGDPKKNASIALDILNGSKGPKRDIVVLNSALCLYMSYNQITLRDCVKMAEQLIDSGAAKAQLNKFIELSNSFNQEVK
- the trpC gene encoding indole-3-glycerol phosphate synthase TrpC, with product MILDKIAASTKIRVENLKKEVSFSFVKSEASKLVNKSPFAFEKAVKDGELTFICEIKKASPSKGLISENFPYIDIAKDYEAAGAGAISVLTEPEFFLGSDQYLKDVKKTVSIPVLRKDFTIDPYQIYEAALIGADCVLLICALLDTDTLKEYIKIADGLGLSCLVEAHDENEVKSAIEAGSRIVGVNNRNLKTFEVDITNSIRLRELVPSDISFVSESGIRTAQDISALRRIGASAVLIGETLMRSGDTGAELAKLRGSA